The Candidatus Hydrothermales bacterium genome includes the window ATCAGGTTGTTCTCTGAGTCAATACTCACATATTCCCCACTTACTCCGTTACGGTTTTCGTCCTTTTTTAGCACCTCGTATATGGCATCAAAGGAGCCTACATCAGACCAGTAGAGCTCCATAGGAATAACCACAGCCTTTTCTGTTTTTTCCATAATCGCATAATCTATGGAAATATCTGGCATTTTTCCAAAGTCTTCCTTTACCTCCTCAAATTTTTTGCCTTCTACCTGATTATAAATCTCCTCGCAATGAAGCCTCAGTTCTTTAAAAAAGGTCTTGGGCGTAAAGCAAAACATACCGCTGTTCCAGAAAAAGTTTGGCTGGGATATATACTCTTCCGCTTTTTTTAAAGATGGCTTTTCGTGAAATCTTCTTACCGCGTAACAACCTTCTGAGCCATTCCCTATTTCTGCTTCTATATAACCATAACCCGTCTCAGGTCTTGTAGGTTTTACACCAAAAGTGACTATGTATCCATCTCTGGCTGATTCTTGCGCTTTTTTCGCTACCTGCACAAACTTTTCAAGAGGTGATATTATGTGGTCTGAGGGTAGCACTATAACAGGTTCTTCCTCTTCCACAAGCCCTTTTTCCATCATATATACCAGACCAAAGGCTATAGCAGGTGCTGTATTCTTTCTAACAGGCTCTAAAACTATATGCTTAGGTTCAACACCAGTGAGTTCTCTTACTTGGTTTTTTATGTAATACAA containing:
- a CDS encoding mannose-1-phosphate guanylyltransferase — its product is MLSGGSGTRLFPLSRDRYPKQFLKIFDGKSLLQKTVERALSVSHLLEHVIFLSNKDYLYYIKNQVRELTGVEPKHIVLEPVRKNTAPAIAFGLVYMMEKGLVEEEEPVIVLPSDHIISPLEKFVQVAKKAQESARDGYIVTFGVKPTRPETGYGYIEAEIGNGSEGCYAVRRFHEKPSLKKAEEYISQPNFFWNSGMFCFTPKTFFKELRLHCEEIYNQVEGKKFEEVKEDFGKMPDISIDYAIMEKTEKAVVIPMELYWSDVGSFDAIYEVLKKDENRNGVSGEYVSIDSENNL